Proteins encoded by one window of Lutibacter sp. A64:
- a CDS encoding PH domain-containing protein, with product MNNTFDFSEFSRQSPKGIVVNYFIILYKSLKSSWVLIPILLTKDTSELNLTKIGLAVLAILIYILIRAVLVYLNFKFKIKDNAFILKQGILNKSNISVPFEKIQHINFKQNFIQQIINVTQVEIETAGAKTVEISIKALSREKAEALKQALFSKMQEVTAIENNEPSKEILHKVSVKDLLKISISENHFKSLALLFAFIFSGYVQVKDFLETLELDQKFDAVLEENANSLLGDLFLMLFLLVFSFIISVVISFVTTFIRHFNLQVSIENNRLEINQGLFTKQNNILKKQKVQSIEVSTNPIQQKLGIYNVIFKQAVSGKINYKKIIKVVGFNQAHIEILKNILFLNTDFNNQEKQKPDVYYKTQLFFRYFLLLLLLNGIFGLISNSLFLVNLLLIPFFVVLVLLKYKKCYYSFNNDMLLVGSGQIATKTTYFEHFKLQNIKMKQTVFQKRKGVVNLVLQTASGKIVLPCIKTSKAIEMYNFMLYKSETSVEKWM from the coding sequence ATGAATAATACATTCGATTTTTCTGAATTTTCGAGACAATCGCCAAAAGGAATTGTAGTAAATTATTTTATAATTTTATACAAGTCATTAAAATCTTCTTGGGTTTTAATTCCAATATTACTTACAAAAGACACTTCAGAATTAAACCTTACAAAAATTGGATTAGCAGTTTTAGCTATTCTTATTTACATTTTAATACGCGCCGTTTTAGTGTATTTAAATTTTAAATTCAAGATAAAAGACAATGCTTTTATTTTAAAACAAGGAATTTTAAATAAATCAAATATTTCTGTTCCTTTTGAAAAAATTCAACATATAAATTTCAAACAAAATTTTATTCAACAAATAATTAATGTTACTCAGGTAGAAATTGAAACTGCTGGTGCAAAAACTGTTGAAATATCTATAAAAGCACTTTCTAGAGAAAAAGCAGAAGCTTTAAAACAAGCCTTATTTTCTAAAATGCAAGAAGTTACAGCAATTGAAAATAATGAGCCTTCTAAAGAAATTCTTCATAAAGTTTCGGTTAAAGATTTATTGAAAATTAGTATTTCAGAAAATCATTTTAAAAGTTTAGCATTGTTATTTGCTTTTATTTTTTCAGGATATGTGCAAGTTAAAGATTTTTTAGAAACTTTAGAATTAGATCAAAAATTTGATGCTGTTTTAGAAGAAAATGCTAATTCTTTACTCGGAGATTTATTTTTGATGTTATTTTTACTTGTGTTTAGTTTTATAATTTCTGTTGTAATTTCTTTTGTTACAACTTTTATTCGTCATTTTAACCTACAAGTATCTATTGAAAATAATAGATTAGAAATTAATCAAGGTTTATTTACCAAACAAAATAATATTTTAAAAAAGCAAAAAGTTCAAAGTATTGAGGTTTCTACAAACCCGATACAACAAAAATTAGGAATTTATAATGTGATTTTCAAACAAGCTGTAAGTGGTAAAATAAATTATAAAAAAATAATTAAAGTAGTTGGGTTTAATCAAGCGCATATTGAAATATTAAAAAATATACTTTTTTTAAATACAGATTTTAATAATCAAGAAAAACAGAAACCAGATGTTTATTATAAAACACAATTGTTTTTTAGGTATTTTTTATTATTACTATTATTAAATGGCATTTTTGGATTAATTTCAAACAGTTTATTTCTTGTGAATCTACTGTTAATTCCCTTTTTTGTGGTGTTAGTTTTATTAAAATATAAAAAATGTTATTACAGTTTTAATAATGATATGTTGCTTGTTGGCTCTGGACAAATAGCAACAAAAACAACCTATTTTGAGCATTTTAAATTACAAAATATTAAAATGAAACAAACAGTTTTTCAAAAAAGAAAAGGCGTGGTAAATTTGGTTTTACAAACGGCTTCAGGTAAAATTGTATTGCCTTGTATAAAAACTAGTAAAGCTATAGAAATGTATAATTTTATGTTGTATAAATCAGAAACATCAGTAGAAAAATGGATGTAA